Proteins from one Impatiens glandulifera chromosome 2, dImpGla2.1, whole genome shotgun sequence genomic window:
- the LOC124926642 gene encoding translocon-associated protein subunit beta-like: MATPLTRCLIYKVITLLLFWPAIATSDSPFIVSHKKASLTRLKNGVERVSVSIDIYNQGSVTAYDVSLTDDSWSKEIFDIISGNTSMSWDHLNAGSLVSHFFELESKTKTVFYSAPAVITFRVPTKAALQEAYSTPLLPLEILADRTPEKKFDWAKRLLAKYGSLVSAISIVVLFVYVVSTPSKSGGKGNKKKH, translated from the exons ATGGCGACTCCATTGACGAGGTGCCTGATCTATAAGGTGATAACTCTTCTTCTCTTCTGGCCGGCGATAGCCACCTCCGATTCTCCGTTTATCGTCTCTCATAAGAAAGCTTCCCTAACTAGACTCAAAAATGGCGTCGAACGAGTTTCCGTCTCCATCGATATCTATAACCAAGGATCTGT AACTGCATATGATGTAAGCCTCACTGATGATAGCTGGTCCAAGGAGATTTTTGACATTATCTCTGGTAACACTTCAATGTCATGGGATCATCTTAACGC TGGTTCTCTCGTGTCGCATTTCTTTGAATTGGAGTCGAAGACGAAAACAGTATTCTACAGTGCTCCGGCGGTTATCACATTCCGTGTTCCTACAAAGGCTGCTCTACAG GAAGCATATTCCACTCCTTTACTGCCTCTGGAAATCCTTGCAGACAGAACTCCAGAAAAGAAGTTTGACTGG GCTAAG AGATTGTTGGCTAAGTACGGGTCTTTGGTCTCTGCTATCTCCATTGTGGTTTTATTTGTGTATGTGGTTTCAACTCCATCAAAGTCTGGTGGTAAAGGAAACAAGAAGAAGCATTGA
- the LOC124926586 gene encoding mitochondrial phosphate carrier protein 3, mitochondrial: MAISDDCRRSLIPNFLYSSSASSKTLILERMTSNASPAPSLSGNDMSISPPKSNFLIPAPKESGKIELYSPQFYAACTVGGILSCGLTHMAVTPLDLVKCNMQIDPTKYKSISSGFGVLLKEQGVRGFFRGWVPTLLGYSAQGACKFGFYEFFKKYYSDIAGPEYAAKYKTLIYLAGSASAEVIADIALCPFEAVKVRVQTQPGFAKGLSDGLPKFVRSEGAAGLYKGIVPLWGRQIPYTMMKFASFETIVEMIYKHAIPVPKSECSKQLQLGVSFAGGYVAGVLCAIVSHPADNLVSFLNNAKGATVGDAVKKIGVVGLFTRGLPLRIVMIGTLTGAQWGLYDAFKVFVGLPTTGGVTPPPAAVAELVKA, translated from the exons ATGGCGATCTCCGATGACTGTCGGCGATCTCTCATCCCCAACTTCCTATACTCTTCTTCCGCCTCCTCTAAAACCCTAATTCTCGAGAGAATGACGAGTAACGCCTCCCCTGCGCCGTCGCTGTCCGGAAATGACATGTCGATCTCGCCTCCCAAAAGTAACTTCCTCATTCCTGCTCCCAAGGAGTCGGGAAAGATTGAGTTGTATTCTCCTCAGTTCTACGCCGCCTGTACGGTTGGTGGAATTCTCAGCTGTGGTCTTACTCACATGGCCGTTACTCCTCTTGACCTTGTCAAATGTAACATGCAG ATTGACCCTACAAAGTACAAGAGTATCTCCTCTGGTTTTGGTGTGCTACTTAAGGAACAAGGTGTAAGAGGTTTCTTTAGAGGATGGGTGCCTACACTACTTGGTTACAGTGCTCAGGGTGCCTGCAAGTTTGGCTTCTATGAATTTTTCAAGAAGTATTATTCTGATATTGCTGGGCCAGAATATGCAGCCAAGTATAAGACTCTTATATACCTTGCTGGATCAGCATCAGCTGAAGTGATAGCTGATATTGCCCTTTGTCCGTTCGAAGCAGTCAAAGTTCGAGTACAGACTCAACCTGGTTTTGCTAAAGGACTATCCGACGGATTGCCTAAATTTGTTAGATCTGAAGGTGCTGCCGG GTTATACAAAGGGATTGTTCCACTTTGGGGACGTCAGATTCCAT ATACAATGATGAAGTTTGCTTCTTTTGAGACAATTGTGGAGATGATCTACAAGCATGCAATTCCAGTGCCTAAAAGTGAATGCAGCAAGCAATTGCAGCTTGGTGTTAGCTTTGCTGGAGGTTATGTTGCTGGTGTTCTATGCGCTATTGTGTCGCATCCTGCTGATAATCTTGTCTCGTTCCTTAACAATGCGAAAGGAGCCACTGTTGGCGAT GCTGTGAAGAAGATTGGGGTGGTGGGTCTATTTACAAGGGGGCTTCCTTTACGTATTGTTATGATTGGGACCTTGACAGGAGCTCAATGGGGACTTTACGATGCTTTTAAAGTGTTTGTCGGACT GCCTACAACTGGTGGTGTTACTCCTCCCCCTGCTGCTGTTGCTGAGCTAGTTAAGGCATAG